The DNA region ACCCTTGAAAGCATTTGGTGAGAGAGAGTTCTTATCAATTGAAAGCTTGTTCAAGTCACACCCAAAAGCTTGTTTGGTGATAGTTTCAAAGTCAATGGATTCAGAAAAAGGAGCTCAAATTCTAAGACCCTTTGTGAAAAATGGCTTTAGAGTCATTGCTATTGAACCTGATTTCAACTATTTATTCAAAAACACTCATGCCGAAACATGGTTTAATCGATTAAAACAAGGGAATGTGAATCCAGGTGGAATTTCTCTAGGGCAAAACCTCTCAAACTTACTTAGACTTTCTCTCTTGTATAAATTTGGAGGCATTTATATAGATGCTGATGTAATGATCTTGAAGAGTTTTTCAAATCTGAGAAACACTATTGGAGCACAAAACATTGATGTGAAAACAAAGAAATGGAGTCGTTTGAACAATGCTGTGTTGATATTTGATAAAAACCATCCCTTACTTTGGAAGTTCATTGAGGAATTTGCACTAACTTTTGATGGAAACAAGTGGGGGCATAATGGTCCTTATTTAATATCTAGAGTAGTTTCTAGAGTGAGTGGAAGAGAAGGGTTTAATTTTTCTATAGTTCCACCTTCTGCATTTTATCCTGTGGATTGGAGAGGTATAAAGAGTTTGTTTAAAGGGCCAAAAGATGAAGTTCATTCAAAATGGTTGGTTAAGAAAATGAAGCAAATTAGAGAAGAAAGTTTTGCATTGCATCTTTGGAATAGACAGAGTAGGAATCTTAAGGTTGTAAAAGGAAGCATTGTTGATAATATCATATTGAGTTGTTGTATCTTTTGCAACACTTAGATTTTTAATTATAACTAAGTTTTTGGTGTTGTATAATTAATATAATAGTTTAAAGTTTTAAATAATGATTTTTGGTATACTCATCATAGCTCCTATCACCATGAAAATAAAAGAGAGAAATTAAAAAAAGTTAAAATAGAAGTGTGTGTTAGATATGTGATCCACCTACTTTCAATTTCAAAGAATTCAAACACTTAGTTCAAACACAAATTTCTTGCCATACTCCCACTCACGTCCTTGTAAATTTCATTATTGTCATTTAGAATTCCATcattaatttaattattttaaaataaatgcTAACATATGTTAGGGTGCATACATCGATGCAACATATTTGTGCATTCATGGATTTTCAACTCAATTAGAATCAATTAATTAATCTATTGTGTTCATGGAAAATGTAAGTTGATGTTTGGATCGATATCAAGGAATGCTTCTCACATAgtgatttttaatgaaaaaaatcTATTGAATTCAATAAGATTCTAAGCCACTTACTGAATTCTATTCGGATTTGAAGATTTTGTGAAGTGTACATGTGAAGTTATATGTGAAATTGCAGTCATCGTCAATACCATTTTTGTTTTATTGATTTGTCAATTTATGTGTATATGCATTATTTGATTTATTGCGTATTTGTAATTTGTCAATTATATATATGTGCATCATTGTTTTTAATGCATGCTTGTAATTCGTTTGAGTTCATTTGTATTAGTTTGTTTCGGCTATAATTAATATTGTACCTTTGAGAACCTTTCCATTCAATGATTTAGGAGTTGAATCCATGAAAATGTTTCTTTTTTGAGTCTATCAATTTGATTTATATCAATGTATTAACTACCGCTTGATTCACAAGTTAGAATTCTTGAATCAAGGCTGCAAAGATGCTTGATTCGAATCAAGCATAATGTGACTCGAATCATGAACTCATCTTAAAGTTGAGAGTTTTCCCAATCTCACTTGATTAGATTCATGAGAGTGTGATTCAAATCACAATTCTACTTGACTTGAATCATGGAACATacttgattcaaatcatgacTTCATTCACCAACATCTATCTCCTTGTTGATACCTTATGATTAACCTCCTAGAACGTGGATCTTGTGAGAGTTAGATGCGCGTGTGAGATTCTTTAGATActattcatcatcttcaatctTTGTTAAGAGCCATTATTATGAATCTCCAATTCTAAAGATTGAGTGTGAGAGATAGACTGAATATACATTAGGGAATCTAATGTTTTTCTTTGAAGTTATATTTTTAAGTATCAAGTGAAAAAAAAAATCTTGGGTATTGATTCATGTTATGTGTTGTTCATCAAGAGAGAAGAGTTTCTTTATACTCCATTGAAGACTTTGGTGAAACCATGTGAAGGCTGTCTTATGGAGTTGTCTAATTATTCGAGGCTAATGgaaatcactcaaacaagtctTCGTCAGATCTGAAGAGAGGATGTTGCAGAAATGGAGCTTGGAGCAAGTTATCGTGGATAGTAAGATTATTGGATCAAGATCATTGAGAATCTTGAATGTAACAGTTGAGTATCTACATGAACAGAAGGAATTTTCATTTGATTTATGTGTAGGCTAATGCAATGTGACTATTAGTGTTCAGATTAATGATAGTTCGTCGTATCAAAATACTTATATATTAACTCTTGAAAATAGTGGAAAACCTTATTATTTTTCAATGTTTTAAATCATTGAAGAATGGAGTAAGTGCATGCGATAACGATAACACTAAATCAATATATATCTCCGTGTACTCTCTTTCTTCCTTAGTTTTA from Lathyrus oleraceus cultivar Zhongwan6 chromosome 1, CAAS_Psat_ZW6_1.0, whole genome shotgun sequence includes:
- the LOC127082336 gene encoding uncharacterized protein At4g19900, coding for MFSLYHFPFLSQNFSSLMEDYIKHNHHHFHKLKKALFSILFILPTPFLALLILFLLAYNAFSIFSIHIPHHDHSSHKHLLHPPPSHTKTNLSSSVFFAVKEEYSSPIINKINIHKFKRHNKHKHGLNTLPSETSFSLFEKRLDAFFTSNSSSSSCDVRFFMTWISPLKAFGEREFLSIESLFKSHPKACLVIVSKSMDSEKGAQILRPFVKNGFRVIAIEPDFNYLFKNTHAETWFNRLKQGNVNPGGISLGQNLSNLLRLSLLYKFGGIYIDADVMILKSFSNLRNTIGAQNIDVKTKKWSRLNNAVLIFDKNHPLLWKFIEEFALTFDGNKWGHNGPYLISRVVSRVSGREGFNFSIVPPSAFYPVDWRGIKSLFKGPKDEVHSKWLVKKMKQIREESFALHLWNRQSRNLKVVKGSIVDNIILSCCIFCNT